Proteins encoded within one genomic window of Macrobrachium nipponense isolate FS-2020 chromosome 8, ASM1510439v2, whole genome shotgun sequence:
- the LOC135223115 gene encoding serine/threonine-protein kinase PAK 4-like has product MAFPSRGTRDANVDQMANRAKARNIDKDLSVEGLPGLPKEAVSPDEKGAHGGKEYRTYHDVEIHLEDDTSLDRHIVHVKKLGQTAQSRADLIYYKGVRAVLKTAFAHPLRVEELKIMKYLNGTAGAPHLFAASSSRLVSEYVGDRTLMDVMQNTERTEARLVYIMLSIGTQLEQLHKRGISHNDLKGDNIVYNSEDGRFHIIDFGLSLHFGETTGGFHDPYNDLFWMSPDCRSGHPVTPASDVYSFGILCQMMMYSWGINNLYLLSIMLRATNVNPWMRPLLQEINLCLSDFLRKFCF; this is encoded by the coding sequence ATGGCTTTCCCAAGTCGCGGAACAAGAGACGCCAATGTGGATCAAATGGCGAATAGGGCCAAAGCCAGGAACATCGACAAGGACCTATCAGTTGAAGGTCTTCCTGGTCTTCCAAAAGAGGCTGTTTCTCCTGACGAAAAGGGCGCCCACGGTGGAAAGGAATACCGTACTTATCATGACGTCGAGATACATCTTGAAGACGATACCAGCCTAGACCGGCATATTGTGCACGTGAAGAAACTGGGTCAGACTGCACAATCCAGGGCCGACCTCATTTATTACAAGGGCGTGAGAGCGGTGCTGAAGACGGCTTTTGCTCATCCTTTGCGAGTAGAAGAACTCAAGATTATGAAATACCTGAACGGAACGGCAGGTGCCCCACATCTGTTTGCTGCTTCTTCATCTCGTCTCGTGAGTGAATACGTAGGAGACAGAACGCTTATGGATGTGATGCAGAATACTGAACGCACTGAAGCACGTCTCGTCTACATTATGCTGTCTATTGGCACACAGTTAGAGCAATTGCACAAAAGAGGCATCTCGCACAACGATTTGAAAGGGGACAACATAGTATATAATTCAGAAGATGGACGCTTCCACATCATAGACTTCGGTCTCAGTCTTCACTTTGGAGAAACGACAGGTGGCTTCCACGACCCCTACAATGATTTGTTCTGGATGTCACCTGATTGCCGGTCGGGGCATCCCGTCACACCAGCCTCTGATGTTTATTCGTTTGGTATCCTGTGCCAGATGATGATGTATTCATGGGGAATCAACAATCTTTATTTGCTAAGTATAATGCTGAGGGCAACGAATGTAAATCCATGGATGAGACCTTTATTGCAAGAAATTAATTTGTGTTTGTCAGACTTCTTAAGGAAGTTTTGTTTTTGA